agaggtcacagcGGGGGTTAGCGGCGCCGGGCGGAAGGATCGATGACCTTGAAACACTAAAGACCAATccatggaagagagagaaaaaggtttGTTAATTGTTGGCATCCTTTTTAAAGTGCAAAACAGACCTTATGCTTTCAGATCTTTCCTATGTATGTCTGCATCATAGAAGCacaattttagttttgaaatacCACTTGGTCAGTTGCTTCAACCtattcaaacataaaacaaactaCGATACCAGTGGCAATGACACCTAAGGTTGAATTGAAGCAAGCAAAACCCTTTTGTCCAAATCTACAGGCATGTAAGCCTACATATGCAGCACGTGTTGACAACTGTTGCATGACCGCACTGCCGAGCGTTTAAACTCCTGGTCACTTTGACCTCCAGCCTGCCTCTGTCACGCCTCGCGacatgggaagaagaaaaatttcGAGCATGGACAAGGGGGGGTGGCCGCTTCCTCGGAACCTGACCCATTGGTGGACACGTGGCATCAGTTGGTTTTGCATGAAGGCATGTCGCTGTAACTGAAGCTGCACCCACATTTCAGACCCACTTGACTTGGCTTTGATTTAAGGACAATCAGACTAATGACTTGCAATACAATACGCTGGTGATATCCTGTGATGTGCTGGTATGGtcctgtaatttttttaatgttacatGTTGGGTCGCCTTTCTGTTGCACAGCTGCACAAAGATTTCACGTGAGGGCACTGAATTAACAAAGGTGTGGCTTCAAAATGAACTTGCATTTTCTTTGTAGATGCCAAATAGAGGCTGTTGACTGCTACAAGAATCTgacatctgttaaaaaaaatgcagcgtTCAACATCAATTGTCTTCACCACGCACCTTAATATGTATGTAACCTAGGTTCAGGTGATAAAATAACATACTTACTTAACCATCAGACCCAGTAAATGTGGCCTGATCAACATTCATTAATGGCATGTTGGGGTCGTGTCCCAACAGGGGTGACTAATTGCCTCACCTCCTATCAAGTTAACTTAAGACCGCCCAGGCTCTGTTGTTATCATCGGATATGACAAGTATCCTGGTAGAAAGTGCCCGAATGTACCAGTGAGAGTGGAGATATTAATAATCCAGTAACTCTGCATAGTAATCTGGCTGCGTTGCCTGTACGTGTGGGGACCGGGATAGAAGGAGCGAATGTGTGTCAGAGGCAAAGaagcaaacaacacaacacaaatcaggaaaaacacttcacactACACATTACAAATAAGTAAAATCAACTTTCTTATGAATAACCTTTAACATAACAACAGTGGATTTGCTTGGGCAGCGCCGGGTTGTTTCTATTCATGTCATATTTGAAGCCACTCTATTCATGTATACAATCAGAAATTCAAATTGCACAAATAATAAACAACCATATCCTTACCTTGCTCTCTACACAGACGTCGCTCTGCGCTCCTCTATTAAATCCCCCGGATGGTCTAGTCCGTGCGCGCTGTGCGCTCTGGCGACTCCAAACGGCTCGTGAAGTCCCGTCCCTCCGGTGCTTCCCCCCTCGCCTTTTCCTCCGCGGTGTTacgttaaaaaaggaaaacctggACTGGATTTGCAGGcccccctctcctgctcctcgtcaCGCCTCGGTTGTCGAGGTTAAGTCAGGAGCGTTGGGGGTATACAACTTCTGTTCCAGCCGGGGGCACCCTGCGCCTTTATACCGCTCCCCAGTGTTTATGTGAGCGCGCCATTGGAGGCGGCATCGAATATCATAATGTCAAATTTATTCCAGCATTTGAAGTCTCGATGGGACAACTGTCGTCACCGGCATCCTGGCTATAATTACCGGGGCTcacggagagagggaaagtgttTACATAGCTATTTCAGCTGCTGCGCCCTCTCGTCCAATGGGCTTCTCTGTTGCTACTCTGCTTTAGGATGCTTGGGCAGATTTCGTCTTGTGACCAGGCTCCGCTGTAAATCATTTTCCCCAAACGATGCcaaataggtgtgtgtgtgtgtgtgacacactgtgTAATAATGTGTCACAGTCAATAATATCTTTATTGAAGATAGTCGTGAAAAAAGGGGGCCTGGCATGTTTGTCGAGCATtgaaagtcttcttttttttagttcttGATATCATTTTTAGCAAACATCagcatttaatatttaatttaacatttaattattttatgaaatgtacTGGAAAATGAGATTCACGTCATATAATCAATACAGGCTTTGCATACCTCCTCTCATTTGCAAATGtgcaaaagagcaaaaagagtGTGAAATCTCATACAATGTTCGGGAGTAACCCGAACCCGTGACTGTGTTCTTGACTCATCCTGCTGCAGTGACGTCTGAAGACAGTTGCTACTGTTTATCTGCCACGCCATCAATTACTAATCGGTGGTCCTGTTGGGAATTCTTGGGCCCCCGGACACTAGCTGACATTTGGCACTCGACATGGTCATCAGCATTCCTTCCAGTTTGAAGCCCACTGGATCATCGCCATCGTCCCCTCCACCTGTTGTGTTCCCTAATACGTAGGCAAATCAGGAGTTAAGGAGAgggataaaaacaaacttcatcCTTACTTCCCCCTTCAGACAGGAACAGCAGGATGGCACAGCAAGAGTCATcctgaaaaacagagaggacacaATTGCCGTCATATTGCACATGGGaaaacatattataaatatatctTGTGACCTTAAAGCTCAATGTTAACCCAGTTTGACCCTCAACTCCTGAAACGAGCAGGTTCATCTTTGTTTACACTTGACCATTCTTTCCCATATCAGATCATTTATTGTTgactgtattatttttgtattggAAAACTGAATATATTATGTGAAGACATTATTCAAACACATTATAATGGTCATTACTATCTCAGTTTGAAGGGTCCACCAACTTTCCTGGCTTCCTACCACATCTCACGGTGCTCCTCAGCAACAGAGGCTGGCTGGTGTCCAGTTCCCTGCTGGCTTCAGGTAAAGGTAAGATCCACAACACTAGTGCGATCCCGCCCTGTCTGTTGTATCGTCTGGCTAACTGTTTCCCCATTTTTCCACTCTAAATGGTAAAATAAACTAATCCTCTGCTGGCTCTAGTTTCACATCTTTGAACTTATGTAATCAAAGCAATCTATAGTTATTCAAACAGACATATTTTTGAATCCTGAAACAAATCCTGACACATATGTGCAACAATGGAACCTTTTAAGTTTAATGGTTTAAGTATGTATTTCACATTGTAACTCACCTTCTCAAGGGACTGATACAGACAGTGATGTGTTATGGGTAATGTAAACTCCAGTGTTGAACCTTGCCACAGCTCCTTGAGTGTGAGCGCAGCCGCGGCAGGTGCtgagctttttttctgtgctttagGTTACCTTGGCAACAAatgatgtggggggggggaaggaaatcaacagagcaacaaaacaaacatggaattATGCAATAAAGGGAGATGCACGTCACAGAAcgaagaaaagagtgaaaagaaagacgAGTTTAAAGATGGTGGCGTAAGAGAGCGATGAGAATAACACGAGTATGAGGATGAGCAAAATGATGGGCTGGAACATCTGGGTGACAAACCATAACAGATGAGGCAAAAGGAGGTTGAATTaggtgagaaagagaaggaagcagAGTCAGCATTAAACTGTGAGACATAAGCCACCATGAAACTCATTGACATCTTTAGTCTTTCTCTCACCGACAGTggctcctctgtgtctctgtcctccagccTCGGCACTTCCAGTTTGTCTATAAAGGCCTGCAGCTCTTTCCTGAAGGCCTTCATCTGAGCGTTAATGCGATACAGCAGCTCATGTTCCCTTATCCTGGTCCCATCAtcctctgccccctcctcccctcctctcccgaGCATCAGGTCGCCATTAGAAACGAAAACCCTCGCCTCGGAGATGATGGTGGCCGTGTCGGCGATGAGCCGGTCGATGGTCCGGACAAGCCTCTCCGCCTCCACTCTGATGTCGATCAATTGCTGCCTGTCTCGCAGGCTGCACCGGCCACCAGGCAAGAAGCGGGCGAGGgcagaggaggcggcggcgccCTCGGGCCCGGTGGGGGTGTAGAGGCCACGTGTGGGCGTCAGACAACGGCTGCTGCCGTTATTGTTTCTGACCTCATCCGAGTCACTTTCCCCGCCCACAGGGCCCTCGCGTTTGCGGTGCGGTGGCAgcaggcgggaggaggaggagtcttcGTCGCTCTCGCGGCGGCCACTTGTTGCACCGCCGGCGTCGCTCTCTGCGTCGCTGTCCCGTGGGCTGGGCCgcagggagagatgggaggCCAGGTCATAACGCTGCATGTTGGAGAGGAGCACGCGGTTCTCGTACTGCAGCTGCATTACCTGCGGAAAGACAAAGGAATGTacagtaattacattttctgaTCAAACTTTTACAAAATTACACAAAACTGATGACATTACATCAGCTTCAGATGAACTTTGGACACTGAACATCAAATCATGGTCAATATAATTATACCTTTCCACTTAGGTCATTAATCTGTAGCCTTGCTgccttcagctcctcctgcagagcTTCAACCTTCGCTCCGTCAAtccctgcacctcctcctccgtgccTGCCGCCTCCCTCGTGGGTTCCTGCTTTGAACCGTAACTTGTTCAGCTCTGTGGTCACCCTCGTGTTCTGCTCCTCGGCGTCGGCCAGGTTCCTCCTGAGCAGCTCTGCCTCGTCCTCCACCAACTGCAGCTGCTGTCGAAGCTCCGTCAGGTCATCCCCCAGGCCTCGCCCTGTGCCCGGCCCGCCCATCGCTCCACACTCAGAGCTGcccgctccttctccttcaccaCGGAGGTCATCGAGCTCGGCCCTCAGGCCTCGGTTCTCAACCTGTGGGCAAGAGGGAGGGTGGCTTAAAAATCACATAAACGCCACTCAAAAATCCCACGCAGCATTGTCTGCTCTTACCTCCAGCTCAACAATCTTCCTCCCCAGGATGTTGGCCTCTTCCTCCACCAGGCGGAGCCGTAGCTTCAGCTCTGACTCGCGGGTGGTGGGTGGCCCCCCGGCCTCTCCTTTGGGATGGGTGCTGTCCAGTTCTCCATAGAAGGAGCGGTACTTCTGCAGCTCTTGCTCCAATCTGTCCTTCTCCTTGTCAATCTTGGCGGTCTTCTTTCTCATGAGCACGGCCTCCTCTTTGATGAATGCTAGCTGGCACTTCAGGTCCTCGTTGTCCTCCTGGAGCAAAGAGAGTAAATACGAATGGGTATTTTAAGTCATAAAGGGTAAAACTTAATCCTAAAGTACAGAGGGTTCGCTCTCTGCAATAAGACGTGAAGACGGAAGGATTTAAGATTAAAGAAAGGATTTTTGTACCACAGCGTTCTGAGCCAAAACGATATCTCTCATTGGACCAAGAGGACGTTGGATATCCAATAACTCTAAAGTAACTTCTGAAGGCCTTCAAAGCTTTCATTTAAATATACTTTTCTTTCCTCAGTCGCTTTGGCCTGTTGTAGCCTGATGAGAAAAGCAGTCTGACTTCAGTACATTACATAACCATGTGAGCTAAATCCGCAGGAACTATGTATTAAATTAACTCTTATTCACATACTGGATATCCAcagcaaaatgtcacaaatctGGCCAAGACATAAGATGTTACATATTTCTTTTACTTCTATTACTTTGGACAATGCAAGcaagaaaaactacaacaaccaTAATGACaaaagtatttctttatttgtaatAACGTCTCACCTCAGTGGGAGTCTGTGCTGCTTTCTTGTCAGTCTTCTGGATGTCtttgcttcctctcctcttctgagACTATTGGAGGAGAGTAAACTGAAAAATTAGAGTTTGATTtcccacgtttttttttagtatATGTGATTTGGtttacagctttttttgtgtgtgacggAATGAATAATAGTTCACCGTCTGTCTGTGGGATAGCTGCGACCTCACTGATAAGGTAAACAGCTACAACAAAGAgccagtgtctctgtgtcccGTGGTCATATACCCTCTGTTAGTGGGACAGAGGTTATAGGGATATACAGCACAAGTCTTTGCCTGTGTGAGAACATTTGTACGGTGGCCCAGAAGTGTCGAACAGAATACAAAAGTGACGACACAAATTCAAAAGTCACACCACAGCGGGAGGTAGAGAACAACGAAGGTTGGTTCAAATCGGTTGCCGTGGCGATGTGCACGCggacaatgaatgaatgtactGAACTACGATTGCTATCGCTATGTGATTGTCACTAATGAGCAATGTTGTTCATACTTATGTTCTCTGCCGTCTAATGTTAGGCTATGATGAAGCCAGCTACGGGTATGTTAACATAAGCATCACATTGTGAGTCAATCAGATAGATTGGATAGTGATCCAAGCTACATCCATGTATGGAGACATGGCGGTATTAGGGCTGATTCACACAACACTTCAGATGAGTGTTGCTTGACAGAATTTCACCCGTCACATTTGCTTCTCACATCATGTAGTGCCAACGTCTGTTGTCTCTCACTAATCGAGCATCCTTAAACTGCGTCTGCCTCGGACAACTGGATCCCCTGAACCTTCTCCCAGCAGCCCATCAGACTGTAGCTACAGAGCAGCACATCGATTTCAGTTACTGTGTTGTCGTCGTAAATGGATGTGCTGTGGAATGGATGTGGGTGAATGTTTAGTTACCTCTTTGGTTTTGTCTAGTTCGTTCTGCAGAGCTTGTTTGGTCACTTCCACCTCTATGAGTTTTTGTCTCAGtttttcattctcctcttccGTCTTGGTGCGTTTCTCCTCCACCTTTTCCAGCTCGTGGTGCAGCCTCACAGACACGTCCTTCGCCACCTGCACATATAGTGATGTCATTTAATTGGAAACTTCGTGGTAACACCGTTCTGAAATGATGTGTGCACCAGTAAATGCAAAGGACTTCAattactctctttttttaatgcaatgtgACACATCCTtggtacaaaaaataaaactacattaaaacagacacacagagtctCGCcgcttcccctcccctcccctcccctcccctcctctccaccttcaGGTCCTGCTCCAGACTCCTGAGCAGCTCCTCATCAATCTCCCCCGTCTGGGCGTAGCgcagcctcttcctctccgcctTCCGCAGACGATACTGCAGGATCCGGCAGTTTTTATTGGCTCTCTCCAGCTCACGCCTCATCTCCTGCAGCTGACAAGTGTCCTCCTCGTAGAAAGTGTCTCTCATCTCGTCCATCTCGGTCCTCATCTCCTCAATCTCGCACTGGTGGATCCACAGCAAAGATAACAGTTTGTGTCAAAATTACGTTAACTGTCATTATTTGAGTTTAAGAGCAGCTGCGGACCATTTCTACTGGATGGCAGCGgcatgattttattttgtcaaaatgtgttgCACATATATTTCCTGCAAATTTCAACatgtcacacacatgcaaatgccAATCCCTGATACTGGCTCTGTTGGTGGCCTCTTCTGAACACATCATTGATTCCAACAGATCAATACCGGCACAATTAGCTCTGTATACAGCCAGTGTGTTTCCCCAGTTTTAGGTCCTATGTTTTATAATCCTGGTGAGAACATGGAGATGGAGGATGGACACACAAATCAACTGGTGTGTATTTGTATCTTTCAGTCAGTTATGATCGAACCCAAGATTGGTTTCCTGTCAATCTAATTTGGCCTACAACCCTGGTGAGGTGACACATCcactatattttatataatatacatttgTGAACAACTCCAAGC
This sequence is a window from Scophthalmus maximus strain ysfricsl-2021 chromosome 18, ASM2237912v1, whole genome shotgun sequence. Protein-coding genes within it:
- the LOC118289806 gene encoding protein SOGA3-like is translated as MKPAASGAADPPSSSASSPDSNAGRRRRRRRRRQQHRAPSPATAQEGATKRTPRHPDRCGSPLTAGRSRDVGVTESLRAADGEERGPRGRGAAAVQPDGAEAAVVGPNRADAVGENPTDSSAPARRSALRLPCFKSDPIQRLLAASLSGGVSPGEEGSSHRGRGGGAVGCGAGLGLGLWSGGCLQAELIHFHLHKKLKRSGARMQTRAETMGAGEEAARGELEPAAEATEAESVTQQDQAFEDEMERLLDENEDLKCEIEEMRTEMDEMRDTFYEEDTCQLQEMRRELERANKNCRILQYRLRKAERKRLRYAQTGEIDEELLRSLEQDLKVAKDVSVRLHHELEKVEEKRTKTEEENEKLRQKLIEVEVTKQALQNELDKTKESQKRRGSKDIQKTDKKAAQTPTEEDNEDLKCQLAFIKEEAVLMRKKTAKIDKEKDRLEQELQKYRSFYGELDSTHPKGEAGGPPTTRESELKLRLRLVEEEANILGRKIVELEVENRGLRAELDDLRGEGEGAGSSECGAMGGPGTGRGLGDDLTELRQQLQLVEDEAELLRRNLADAEEQNTRVTTELNKLRFKAGTHEGGGRHGGGGAGIDGAKVEALQEELKAARLQINDLSGKVMQLQYENRVLLSNMQRYDLASHLSLRPSPRDSDAESDAGGATSGRRESDEDSSSSRLLPPHRKREGPVGGESDSDEVRNNNGSSRCLTPTRGLYTPTGPEGAAASSALARFLPGGRCSLRDRQQLIDIRVEAERLVRTIDRLIADTATIISEARVFVSNGDLMLGRGGEEGAEDDGTRIREHELLYRINAQMKAFRKELQAFIDKLEVPRLEDRDTEEPLSMFQPIILLILILVLFSSLSYATIFKLVFLFTLFFVL